A region of uncultured Carboxylicivirga sp. DNA encodes the following proteins:
- a CDS encoding viperin family antiviral radical SAM protein — METINFISSVNFHLWEPCNMNCGFCFASFQDVKNSVLPKGHLPKKEAIEIVRRLAEFGFQKITFAGGEPTLCPWLPELIKLSKEIGMTTMIISNGTMLSDLFLKQNRKYLDWIGLSIDSLSDLSNRRIGRAIHKTKPLSKEHYFYLVDNIKFYGYRLKINTVVNRFNRNENFMDFIKYANPERWKVMQVLPIEGQNDEKINDFVISGEEFNAFTNRHQSINCLVSEQNSQMIASYAMIDPSGRFFENSSGKHEYSKPILEVGVKHAYNSMGYNYTKFIERGGIYKSLTKTEIA; from the coding sequence ATGGAAACGATTAATTTTATTTCAAGTGTTAATTTTCACTTATGGGAACCATGTAACATGAATTGTGGCTTTTGTTTTGCCTCATTTCAAGATGTTAAAAACAGTGTTTTGCCGAAAGGTCATTTACCAAAGAAGGAGGCTATTGAAATAGTAAGAAGGTTAGCTGAGTTTGGATTTCAGAAGATAACCTTTGCCGGAGGAGAGCCGACCCTCTGTCCTTGGTTGCCGGAACTTATTAAGTTATCCAAGGAGATAGGAATGACGACAATGATAATCAGCAACGGAACTATGCTGTCTGACTTGTTTTTGAAGCAAAATAGGAAGTACCTTGATTGGATAGGTTTAAGTATTGATAGCTTGAGTGATTTATCAAACAGAAGAATTGGTCGAGCAATTCATAAAACAAAACCTCTATCAAAAGAGCATTACTTTTACCTTGTAGATAATATTAAATTCTATGGTTACAGGCTAAAGATTAACACTGTTGTCAACAGATTTAATAGAAATGAAAATTTCATGGATTTTATTAAGTACGCAAATCCTGAGAGATGGAAAGTAATGCAAGTACTTCCCATCGAAGGTCAGAATGATGAGAAGATAAATGATTTTGTTATTTCCGGTGAAGAATTTAATGCGTTCACAAATAGGCACCAAAGTATTAATTGCCTTGTGTCAGAACAAAATTCACAGATGATAGCGTCATACGCTATGATTGACCCATCTGGAAGGTTTTTTGAGAATAGTTCCGGGAAACATGAATATAGTAAACCTATTTTAGAAGTGGGTGTTAAACATGCCTATAATAGCATGGGATACAATTATACCAAATTCATTGAGAGAGGTGGTATTTATAAGTCATTGACTAAAACTGAAATTGCTTAA
- a CDS encoding cytidylate kinase family protein, translated as MANKITLSGFAGTGKSTVGKLVAKALDFEFISVGNYSRKFALEKYNMTINEFQELVSRKPEIDKAIDSEFQNYCNARNNLVIDYRLGFHFVKNAFHVLLKVSDDEAFKRISQSGRTNEDYSLSAINNRNEIMKDRFLNSYGVDFTDESNYSLVLDTSFISPEEVVFRILSAIK; from the coding sequence ATGGCTAATAAAATTACATTAAGTGGATTTGCTGGTACAGGCAAATCCACTGTCGGTAAATTGGTAGCAAAAGCCTTGGATTTTGAATTTATTTCAGTTGGCAACTATTCTCGCAAATTCGCACTTGAAAAATACAACATGACTATAAATGAGTTTCAGGAATTAGTGTCAAGAAAACCAGAAATTGACAAAGCCATTGATTCTGAGTTTCAAAATTACTGCAATGCCAGAAACAACCTCGTGATTGACTATCGTCTAGGATTTCATTTTGTTAAAAATGCTTTTCATGTACTTTTGAAGGTTTCAGATGATGAAGCCTTTAAGCGTATATCACAATCTGGCAGAACAAATGAAGATTATAGCCTAAGTGCAATAAATAACCGGAATGAAATAATGAAAGATAGATTCCTGAATAGCTATGGAGTGGATTTTACAGATGAATCAAATTATAGCCTTGTCTTGGACACAAGTTTTATTTCTCCGGAAGAAGTTGTTTTTAGAATATTATCTGCGATTAAGTAG
- a CDS encoding N-6 DNA methylase — protein MTKDIFRKYLINLGFGDAEFSSFLCENIFNYTPNNTIPAIKYILTEDDEDIFRQHLRLWNRNSDNVFVAVGKYQTYIVDCKKKPQKGIKQSIETFDYGVNSEGFGDINIDLISKSYIDSSYFFKFVQQNQRKKQEVDKDLLLNLIALRNDLLENGNEQVVHLIILRCLFVKYLEDRGIFSSNYLSEILASKSVDRLILAFGEVCKINGDVFGGNRLKVQDIRTEYLDKLLLFFSADYQSGQGTLFPYQFNNIPIQLISHVYEAFLNDNTKKGKGVYYTPSFVVNFMLSQSLKQKAEENPYLTVFDPAVGSAAFLVESFKIIRDALAKKLRKNKLSYDEKKLILQKQLWGVDVDRDALQISAFSLYLALLEDESAEFIRNKIENSSPILPSLIGGTLMHANTIIDFVFEEQKFDFIVSNPPWGSVPTDGDKEHIAEREVIDNKSGAYSEYNEVADYERSQAFLRRIERWQKPDTTIVMIVKNSIYLNDKAIDFRKEFISKNQLETFYELSDYNKILFKKKTFKSAKVNIEIGASEPCAIVIFKPNIDDSDYKINYIAPKLTSLAEHFEIIQYTDNESSFIDKSVFFENDLFWKVLANGNIDALNLVQKIKEKRDSNITIESGRGFEPKKGGELPGKPIWKDWLDIDCFHKYKIQKLKKFNWNQNFRNKRDFIFETDSIAIARRPLKRDSIRLKATIASKGIVYKDNIVFAKIKKEGQYVEDYNKYNLLFNSSLIGFYLNHVSGQWGKGDEKWAALRTKDIEELPICNVNKLEVFNLSSITNDNLLSYQHKIDEKIFKLYELTDYEKEIINEFYQVKVERASDKLKFVQPRDIQTYFEAFKESFELVLSGNHTLNASYSISHNIGAILKVSIVEKASKKKIEQDNTLQVLQFVKNKQINETDKLLKEEKIKLYEPTHFYLIKSNQYKDWTKRQAFKDAKEEIDLLFLNLPDTHE, from the coding sequence ATGACTAAAGATATTTTTCGTAAATACTTGATAAACTTAGGATTCGGAGATGCTGAATTTTCAAGTTTTTTATGCGAAAATATTTTTAATTACACTCCCAACAATACCATCCCGGCGATAAAATATATTCTCACTGAAGATGATGAAGATATTTTTAGACAACATCTTCGATTATGGAATAGAAATAGTGATAATGTTTTCGTTGCTGTAGGAAAATACCAGACTTACATTGTTGATTGTAAAAAGAAACCTCAAAAAGGAATAAAACAAAGTATTGAAACTTTCGATTATGGAGTAAATTCTGAAGGGTTTGGAGATATTAACATTGATTTAATTTCAAAGAGCTATATAGATTCTTCTTATTTTTTCAAGTTTGTTCAACAGAACCAACGCAAAAAACAAGAAGTTGATAAAGATTTGCTGTTAAATCTAATCGCTTTAAGAAATGATTTATTAGAAAATGGAAATGAACAGGTTGTTCATTTAATTATCTTAAGGTGCTTATTTGTAAAATACTTAGAGGATAGAGGAATATTCTCATCCAATTATCTATCAGAAATATTAGCAAGTAAATCTGTTGATAGGCTTATCCTTGCATTTGGTGAGGTATGCAAAATAAATGGAGATGTTTTTGGTGGAAATAGGTTAAAGGTTCAAGATATCAGGACAGAATATTTGGATAAATTACTTTTGTTTTTTTCAGCTGACTATCAAAGCGGACAGGGAACATTATTTCCTTATCAATTTAATAATATTCCCATTCAACTCATAAGCCATGTATATGAGGCATTCTTAAACGATAACACCAAAAAAGGGAAAGGCGTCTACTATACTCCTTCATTTGTTGTCAACTTCATGCTTTCTCAAAGTTTGAAACAAAAAGCTGAGGAGAATCCATATCTTACAGTTTTTGATCCTGCAGTGGGATCGGCTGCATTTCTTGTGGAAAGTTTCAAAATAATAAGGGATGCTCTAGCAAAAAAACTAAGAAAAAACAAGTTGTCGTATGACGAAAAGAAACTGATTTTACAAAAACAGCTTTGGGGTGTGGATGTTGATAGAGATGCTTTACAAATATCTGCCTTTAGTCTATACCTTGCATTGCTTGAAGATGAATCGGCAGAGTTCATTCGAAATAAAATTGAAAATTCTTCTCCAATTCTTCCGAGCCTTATAGGAGGCACATTGATGCATGCAAATACCATTATCGATTTTGTATTTGAAGAACAGAAGTTCGATTTCATTGTTTCTAATCCTCCTTGGGGATCTGTTCCTACGGATGGAGATAAAGAACACATTGCAGAAAGGGAAGTAATCGATAATAAATCAGGAGCATATTCTGAATACAATGAAGTTGCAGATTACGAACGATCACAAGCTTTTTTAAGAAGAATAGAGCGATGGCAAAAACCTGATACGACTATCGTTATGATAGTTAAAAACTCAATCTACTTAAATGACAAGGCTATTGATTTCAGAAAAGAGTTTATTTCAAAGAATCAGCTTGAAACTTTCTATGAATTGTCTGATTACAACAAAATTCTTTTCAAGAAGAAAACTTTTAAATCTGCAAAGGTAAATATTGAAATTGGAGCTAGTGAGCCCTGTGCTATTGTTATATTTAAACCAAACATTGATGATTCAGATTATAAGATTAATTACATTGCTCCGAAACTAACAAGTCTGGCAGAACATTTTGAAATTATACAGTACACAGATAATGAGTCCTCTTTTATTGATAAATCAGTTTTTTTTGAGAATGATTTATTCTGGAAAGTTTTAGCAAATGGAAATATTGATGCTCTAAATTTAGTTCAGAAAATTAAAGAGAAACGAGATTCAAATATAACAATTGAGAGTGGCAGGGGTTTTGAACCTAAAAAAGGAGGCGAATTACCCGGGAAACCAATTTGGAAAGATTGGTTAGATATTGATTGTTTTCATAAATACAAAATTCAAAAATTAAAGAAATTTAATTGGAATCAAAATTTTAGAAACAAAAGGGATTTTATATTTGAAACAGACTCTATTGCTATTGCAAGACGTCCATTAAAAAGAGATTCTATTAGGTTAAAAGCAACAATTGCCTCAAAAGGAATAGTATATAAGGATAACATTGTTTTTGCAAAAATTAAGAAAGAAGGCCAATATGTTGAGGATTATAATAAATATAATTTGCTTTTCAATTCTTCTCTAATTGGTTTTTATTTAAACCATGTGTCTGGGCAATGGGGAAAAGGTGATGAAAAATGGGCTGCTTTAAGAACTAAAGATATAGAAGAACTCCCTATCTGCAATGTAAATAAATTAGAAGTGTTTAACCTTTCTAGTATTACAAACGATAATCTTCTTAGTTATCAGCATAAAATTGATGAGAAAATATTTAAGCTCTATGAACTAACCGATTACGAAAAAGAAATCATCAATGAATTCTATCAAGTAAAAGTTGAACGGGCAAGTGACAAATTGAAGTTTGTTCAACCAAGAGATATACAAACCTATTTTGAAGCATTCAAAGAATCTTTTGAACTTGTTCTATCCGGAAATCATACCTTAAATGCATCTTATTCTATTTCCCATAATATAGGGGCTATTCTCAAAGTTTCAATAGTAGAAAAAGCTTCTAAAAAAAAGATTGAACAGGACAATACTCTACAAGTACTTCAGTTTGTAAAAAACAAACAAATCAACGAGACTGACAAACTACTGAAAGAAGAAAAAATAAAGTTGTATGAACCAACACATTTTTACCTTATAAAAAGTAACCAGTATAAAGACTGGACTAAACGCCAGGCATTCAAAGATGCCAAAGAAGAAATTGATTTGTTATTCTTAAACCTTCCTGACACACATGAATAG
- a CDS encoding ATP-binding protein — protein MKNKFENINALRISAYFAIIGLAWIYGSDYLVDLIQANVGHYRLLQTIKGSFFVISVSCIIYFLVLQLLIKLRNKHQVVVASEERLRKTLDCLIEGCQIIDFNWRYVYLNSVSAKHGKKSIEEMSGKLITEVYPGIEKTEMFTHLKNCMDNRVQFKMQNKFLYSDGSYAWFELSIQPVPEGIYVLSYDITKRKKAQLALHESNEHLIEAQRIAKLGDFVWNCNTGKVRWSKALYELLGYDDTDLVNIDFFNSEIHHPDDLSKIVNWFNNAIVSKHNKLVPLEYRIFKKDRSVIYVRTSGIIDFGNNESPIVFATMQDITDKKLAEIELQNKNEELNASLREIEKINKELKRAIEKAETSDRLKSVFLANMSHEIRTPLNGLTGFSDIILSTDNLSDEERKSYTRIIRNCSDELLQIVNDILDISALESGNLNLKINQFEIGNLLDDLSIIYKGKTATIDKEIDLVLYNSHRQIYLKTDEGRLRQIFINLLDNATKFTPRGTIEFGIELINENSIVFFVRDTGIGIPKQFHELIFDRFRQVENAKNKVYGGNGLGLSIVKQLLNLLQGEIWLDSEEDKGAIFYFKIPINISAN, from the coding sequence TTGAAGAACAAATTTGAAAATATAAATGCATTAAGAATCTCTGCATATTTTGCTATTATCGGTTTAGCATGGATATATGGTTCAGACTATCTGGTTGACTTAATACAAGCCAATGTAGGTCACTATCGCTTATTGCAAACAATTAAAGGAAGTTTTTTTGTTATCTCTGTTTCTTGTATCATATATTTTCTCGTTCTTCAATTATTAATTAAACTTAGAAATAAACATCAAGTAGTTGTTGCTAGTGAGGAGAGATTAAGGAAAACCCTAGACTGCTTAATTGAAGGTTGTCAAATTATAGATTTTAACTGGCGGTATGTTTATTTAAACTCAGTTTCTGCAAAACATGGTAAAAAAAGCATAGAGGAGATGTCAGGTAAATTAATTACTGAAGTTTATCCTGGAATTGAGAAAACAGAGATGTTTACACATTTAAAAAATTGTATGGATAATAGAGTACAATTTAAAATGCAGAATAAATTTCTTTATTCGGATGGCAGCTATGCATGGTTTGAATTAAGCATACAACCTGTACCAGAAGGAATTTATGTTTTATCTTACGATATAACTAAAAGAAAGAAAGCTCAGTTGGCATTGCATGAAAGCAACGAGCATTTGATTGAAGCACAACGCATCGCTAAATTAGGAGATTTTGTTTGGAATTGTAATACAGGTAAGGTTAGATGGTCGAAAGCTTTGTATGAACTTTTGGGATATGATGATACAGATTTAGTTAATATTGATTTTTTTAACAGTGAAATTCATCATCCTGATGATTTATCTAAAATAGTTAATTGGTTCAACAATGCAATTGTGTCAAAACACAATAAGTTGGTACCATTAGAATACCGGATATTCAAAAAAGATAGAAGTGTAATTTATGTAAGGACTAGTGGGATTATTGATTTTGGCAATAATGAATCACCCATTGTTTTTGCCACAATGCAAGATATTACAGATAAGAAGCTTGCGGAAATCGAACTTCAAAATAAAAATGAAGAATTGAATGCATCACTGCGAGAAATTGAAAAGATTAATAAAGAATTAAAAAGAGCAATTGAGAAAGCAGAAACAAGCGATCGCTTAAAATCCGTATTTTTAGCTAATATGAGTCATGAGATTCGTACTCCTTTAAATGGTCTCACAGGGTTCTCCGATATTATCCTAAGTACAGACAACTTATCTGACGAAGAAAGGAAGTCATACACTCGTATAATTAGAAATTGTTCAGACGAACTATTACAAATTGTGAATGATATACTAGATATTTCTGCATTGGAGAGTGGAAATCTTAATTTGAAGATAAATCAATTTGAAATAGGTAATCTATTGGATGATTTGTCAATAATATATAAAGGCAAAACAGCAACAATTGATAAAGAAATTGATTTAGTTCTTTACAATTCACATAGGCAGATTTACTTAAAGACTGATGAAGGGCGACTTAGACAGATTTTTATTAATTTACTGGATAACGCCACTAAATTTACTCCAAGAGGAACAATTGAATTTGGTATAGAGCTCATCAATGAAAACTCAATAGTGTTTTTCGTGAGAGACACAGGAATCGGTATTCCGAAGCAATTTCATGAACTTATTTTTGATCGGTTTAGACAGGTTGAAAATGCAAAAAACAAAGTATACGGAGGAAATGGATTAGGTTTATCCATTGTTAAGCAATTACTAAACTTGTTGCAAGGAGAGATATGGTTAGACTCTGAGGAAGATAAAGGGGCAATTTTTTATTTTAAAATTCCCATCAATATATCTGCTAATTGA
- a CDS encoding PAS domain-containing sensor histidine kinase, with amino-acid sequence MAKLNTENSKHHKLEVLSKLNISSIFENTTDSIWAINADYKILYVNKVFADAFYTSFGIKLKIGSNLLLSLPEPIRKIWKSRYDRALNNESFSFIDQVNTDNVSLYIEVFMNPILIEEKTVGALFFGKDITNRKLDEVALKNSQLLLRASLENQKDTILFSISKNYEYLYFNSAHQKVMKYAYDKEIKIGANILECISNEEDRIVAKENYDRALRGESHSNIRIFGNENKAYYESFFNPIKNEKNEIIGATGLARDISERKKSELALQKSEKELKELNSTKDKLFSIISHDLRGPFSSIIGLSELLIENLNDTTFTDFEKYLRVINNSANNTLILLDNLLNWAKSQTGTLNFNPEKMILSEVVTEVINLYKPIARAKKIALNYFNLEEIDVFADKNILETVLRNLISNAIKFTDYEGDIWIYASRKDNWVEITVSDNGVGITKEKQKELFKLSTDSSTNGTKNKEGSGLGLILCKDFIEIQKGKLWVESREGKGSAFKFTIPRNELY; translated from the coding sequence ATGGCAAAATTGAATACTGAGAATTCTAAGCATCATAAACTTGAAGTGTTAAGTAAACTAAATATTTCATCCATCTTTGAGAATACAACAGATAGTATATGGGCAATTAACGCCGACTACAAAATACTATATGTCAATAAAGTTTTTGCCGATGCTTTTTATACCAGTTTCGGAATTAAACTCAAAATTGGTTCAAATCTTCTTTTATCATTACCAGAGCCAATCAGAAAAATTTGGAAATCAAGATATGATAGAGCTTTAAATAATGAATCATTTTCTTTTATCGACCAAGTGAATACTGACAATGTATCGTTGTATATCGAAGTGTTCATGAATCCTATATTAATAGAAGAAAAAACTGTTGGCGCATTGTTTTTTGGTAAAGATATTACCAATCGAAAGCTTGATGAAGTTGCTTTAAAAAATTCTCAATTACTTTTAAGAGCCAGTTTAGAAAATCAAAAGGACACCATTTTATTCTCCATAAGCAAGAACTATGAATATCTTTATTTCAATTCAGCGCATCAAAAAGTTATGAAATATGCTTATGATAAAGAAATTAAAATTGGTGCGAATATTCTGGAATGTATTAGTAATGAAGAAGACCGGATCGTAGCTAAAGAAAACTATGACCGTGCATTAAGGGGGGAATCACATTCAAATATTAGAATTTTTGGAAATGAAAATAAGGCTTACTACGAAAGTTTCTTTAATCCAATTAAAAACGAAAAAAATGAGATTATCGGTGCGACAGGGTTAGCGAGAGATATAAGTGAAAGAAAAAAATCAGAATTAGCCTTACAAAAAAGTGAGAAGGAATTAAAGGAATTAAATTCTACAAAAGATAAACTTTTTTCAATTATTAGCCATGATTTACGTGGTCCATTTAGCAGTATTATAGGACTGTCAGAATTGTTAATTGAGAATTTAAATGACACTACCTTTACCGATTTTGAAAAGTATTTAAGAGTTATAAATAACTCAGCTAATAATACGCTGATACTGCTCGATAATTTGTTGAACTGGGCTAAGTCTCAGACGGGAACGCTGAATTTCAATCCAGAAAAAATGATTCTTTCTGAGGTTGTAACTGAAGTAATTAATCTTTACAAACCAATTGCTAGAGCAAAAAAAATAGCCTTAAATTATTTCAATTTAGAAGAAATTGATGTTTTTGCTGACAAAAACATTTTAGAAACTGTTTTAAGAAATCTGATTTCTAATGCTATAAAATTCACAGATTATGAAGGAGATATATGGATTTATGCTTCACGTAAAGATAATTGGGTAGAAATAACAGTTTCTGATAATGGTGTTGGTATTACCAAGGAAAAACAGAAAGAGCTTTTTAAATTGTCAACAGATTCTAGTACTAATGGCACAAAAAATAAAGAAGGCTCTGGTTTAGGTTTGATTTTGTGTAAAGATTTTATTGAAATACAAAAAGGGAAATTGTGGGTTGAGAGCAGAGAAGGGAAAGGAAGTGCTTTCAAGTTTACAATACCTAGGAATGAATTGTATTAA
- a CDS encoding HAMP domain-containing sensor histidine kinase, which yields MSNIIVFESYNAIPFSICILNKKREVLYINQSFKCNFKLIEKSVKQIKIEELFPIFKNDFLQLRLDMLFNDRLPIYMSSVLHGDSMNLNIKKEAYYNLNISSINGFDNDQVFAVLTIEEVTDLMNQISLQENFLEQLNIELKKTQEAKDLLLESEKLLLEANDAKNRLFSIIAHDLKSPFNALLGLTDILSNNSCLGYSCQLKEIHGSMGLAAQQGLDLVTNLLSWAQTQSNKIKAYPVKFDLSRIANEVKSYYSMAALKKGININYSCTGDCFAVFADPDMIKIILQNLISNAIKYTPSGGVIDIYIGLIDGIVKLDISDTGVGMSNEMIEKVLHARSIPSRKGTDLENGTGLGYLICNEFLENNNGVMDIRSKTNYGTTVSLLFKHKTK from the coding sequence ATGAGTAATATTATAGTGTTTGAAAGTTATAACGCAATACCTTTTAGTATTTGTATTCTTAATAAAAAAAGAGAGGTCTTATATATTAATCAATCATTTAAATGTAATTTCAAACTAATTGAAAAGTCGGTAAAACAAATTAAGATTGAAGAACTATTTCCGATTTTTAAAAATGATTTTTTACAATTGAGGTTGGATATGTTGTTCAACGATCGCTTGCCAATTTATATGTCATCTGTGCTGCACGGTGACTCAATGAATTTAAATATTAAAAAAGAAGCTTACTACAATTTAAATATATCTTCCATTAATGGTTTTGATAATGATCAGGTTTTTGCTGTATTGACCATTGAAGAAGTTACTGATTTAATGAATCAGATCTCCTTACAGGAAAACTTTCTTGAACAATTAAATATTGAACTTAAAAAAACACAGGAAGCTAAAGATCTGTTATTAGAATCCGAAAAGTTATTGCTTGAAGCTAATGATGCCAAGAATCGTCTCTTTTCCATTATAGCCCATGATTTAAAAAGTCCTTTTAATGCCTTACTTGGATTGACTGATATCCTGTCCAATAATTCTTGTCTTGGATATTCTTGTCAGTTAAAGGAAATTCATGGTAGCATGGGGCTTGCCGCTCAGCAAGGATTAGATTTGGTGACTAACCTTCTTAGTTGGGCACAGACTCAATCGAATAAGATTAAAGCTTATCCGGTTAAGTTCGATCTGTCAAGAATAGCCAATGAGGTTAAGTCATATTATTCTATGGCAGCCTTAAAAAAAGGCATTAACATTAATTACTCATGTACAGGTGATTGTTTTGCAGTATTTGCAGATCCGGATATGATTAAAATAATACTTCAGAACCTCATTTCTAATGCAATTAAGTATACACCATCAGGAGGTGTAATTGATATTTACATTGGTTTGATAGATGGTATTGTAAAATTAGATATATCGGATACAGGTGTTGGGATGTCAAATGAAATGATAGAAAAAGTTTTACATGCTAGGAGTATACCTTCGAGAAAAGGAACTGATCTGGAAAATGGTACAGGGTTGGGATACTTAATTTGTAACGAATTTTTAGAGAATAATAATGGAGTAATGGATATAAGAAGTAAGACAAACTATGGAACAACGGTTTCTCTCTTATTTAAACATAAAACAAAATAA
- a CDS encoding response regulator, giving the protein MKKVLLVEDSLVTRLFLKDLLSPYKVEIEECDNGLDALSLIALQSHSLIIMDLLMPKMTGIEVLSHLRKNKCKNYPIVILSADIQKPTRIQCLDLGALAFLSKPIDEEEIINLFEELLKD; this is encoded by the coding sequence ATGAAAAAGGTTCTATTGGTAGAAGATTCGCTTGTCACAAGGTTATTTTTAAAGGATTTGCTTTCTCCATACAAAGTTGAAATTGAAGAGTGTGATAATGGACTTGATGCATTAAGTTTAATTGCATTACAATCACACAGTTTGATTATAATGGATCTCTTAATGCCAAAAATGACAGGAATTGAAGTGTTGAGTCATTTGCGGAAAAACAAGTGTAAAAATTATCCGATTGTGATTTTATCAGCAGATATTCAGAAACCAACAAGGATACAATGTCTGGATCTGGGGGCCTTAGCATTTCTTTCAAAACCAATTGATGAGGAGGAAATTATTAACTTGTTTGAAGAATTATTAAAGGACTAA
- a CDS encoding methyl-accepting chemotaxis protein, translating to MNDILLSGALMVFCIPLAYLILQLIFGKSIMVEIGRLVALLVFLSCQMFYIVGKLGNHHFYWAIPILFVLGTSIFYYINISLIQPILRAIHSITELSKGNLKYNYNEVSNLRNETKYLHDSIIILKDKFIQIVTEVQSNSKDLEKISQYLSVDASNLANSSFLQASSLQQISATIEEYTSMVKQNSTNAKESERIANVALTQMSHINKQINDSHVAVTLIAKKINIVNQIAMQTNILALNASIESTKAGASGKGFKVVANEVKQLAELSKKAADEIVALANDSAFIVNQFSSSIDETLPHIEEALKMVKEIQYASAEQLSGVIEIGNAINELDKVSQKNARASEIGKIKANDLALKANNLSQLITFFRIN from the coding sequence ATGAATGATATCCTACTAAGTGGTGCCTTAATGGTGTTTTGTATCCCTTTGGCATATCTGATATTGCAATTAATCTTTGGAAAGTCTATCATGGTAGAGATAGGAAGGCTGGTTGCATTATTGGTTTTTCTATCGTGTCAGATGTTTTATATTGTTGGTAAGCTTGGTAATCATCATTTTTATTGGGCCATTCCAATCTTGTTTGTTTTAGGTACCTCCATATTCTATTATATAAACATTTCATTAATTCAACCAATATTAAGAGCAATACATAGTATTACAGAGTTATCCAAGGGTAATTTAAAATATAACTATAATGAAGTGTCTAATCTCAGAAATGAAACAAAGTACCTGCATGATTCCATAATAATTTTAAAAGACAAATTCATCCAGATTGTGACAGAAGTGCAATCCAATTCAAAGGATCTGGAGAAGATAAGTCAATATTTATCAGTCGATGCATCTAATCTGGCTAACTCAAGTTTCCTGCAGGCAAGTTCTTTACAGCAAATCTCTGCAACCATAGAAGAATATACTTCAATGGTTAAACAAAATTCAACCAATGCAAAGGAATCTGAAAGAATAGCTAATGTTGCTTTAACCCAAATGTCGCATATTAATAAGCAAATAAATGATTCACATGTTGCTGTAACATTAATAGCAAAGAAAATTAACATCGTTAACCAGATAGCAATGCAAACTAATATTCTGGCATTAAATGCTTCTATTGAATCAACAAAGGCAGGTGCGTCCGGTAAAGGATTTAAAGTAGTAGCCAATGAAGTTAAACAACTTGCTGAGTTATCAAAAAAAGCAGCTGATGAGATTGTAGCACTGGCTAATGACTCTGCCTTTATTGTTAATCAATTTAGCAGTTCTATTGATGAGACCTTACCACATATAGAAGAGGCATTGAAGATGGTGAAAGAGATACAATACGCCAGTGCAGAACAATTAAGTGGAGTAATTGAAATTGGTAATGCCATTAATGAACTGGATAAGGTCTCACAAAAGAATGCAAGGGCAAGTGAAATAGGAAAGATAAAAGCAAATGACTTGGCCTTAAAAGCGAATAATTTAAGTCAACTGATCACTTTCTTTAGAATTAATTGA